Genomic window (Polaromonas sp. JS666):
TTGGGCAAAGTGGGTCAGCAGGCTATCCCACACAAAAGCGGCTTCCGGGAAGCCATGCAGGAACATCAGCACCGGCCGGCCCTTCTCGCCGGCACTGCGGCATGACAGGGTGATGCCATGCGGCAGCTCCCGCAGATTTGTTTCAATCATCGCGCTATGCTTTCAATAGCTGCTTGCTCCCGTCATATCTCGGGCGCAAGCATTTTTGCTCGAAGCTTTAGCGTTGCGGGCCGGCCGTCAGGGCGGCGGGGGCGGGATTAGCCCTCGTCGCCTGTGGCAGCTTCGGCGGCCGGTTCGGCCTTTGGCTTTTTGGCCGGCTTTTCCGGCGGGTGGGCCCAGTCCCACAAATGCTGGGCCACCTCTTCCACGCCCTTGCGCTTCAGCGAAGAGAAGAGTTTGACGTCTCCGCCGCCCGCCTGCAGTCGCACAATGGACAGCGCCTTGGCGGCTTCGGTCTTGTTCAGTTTGTCCGACTTGGTCAGCAGCACCAGGAACTTCAGCCCTTCCTCGACCCGGGGGCGAAGCACGTCGAGCAGGATTTCGTCGAGCTCTGTCAGTCCCAGCCGTGGGTCGCACAGCAATACCACGGCCTTCAGGTTGTCGCGCGTCTGCAGGTAGTTGCCCATCACCTGTTGCCAGCGGTATTTGGCCTCCTTGGGCACCGCCGCATAGCCGTAGCCCGGCAAGTCGGCCAGCACCGCGTCCGTCACGCCCTGCTTGCCCAGCGAGAACAGGTTGATGCTTTGCGTGCGGCCCGGTGTCTTGGAGGCAAAGGCCAGGCGGTGCTGCTGCGTCAGCGTGTTGATGCAGGTCGATTTGCCGGCGTTGGAACGGCCCACAAAAGCGATCTCAGGCACATCCAGCCGGGGCAGGTGCTTGAGCTCGGGGGCCGTGGTGAGGAATTTGGCCGTGTGCAGCCAGCCCAGGGCGACCTTGGCATCGGACGGGGTTGAGGCGGCGGCAACTGGCGGACGGGCGGGTGAGGATGAAGTCATGATCGGGCAGTCCTTCGAGGACGTTTGCATGCGGGGGCGCGCCTTGGCATGCGGTGAAGGGGCGTCAGCCAGCAGGTCGGTGGCCAGAGGCAAAGGGGGCAGGCAATACCGGGTAAGCGGGGGCGCCTCCAAGCCATTGTAAAATCAGAAAGTTCGAAGTTTTGTGCGCCAACCAATTAAAAACACCCCGATATGAAGCTGTTTGCTACTTCCCTACTGGCCGCCCTGCTGGCCGTGTCTGCCGTGTCGTCATTTGCTGCCGGCGAGGCGCCTGCACAAGGCGCGGCTGCCGACTCTGCTGCGGCGGCACCCGCCAAGGTCGCCAAACCTGACCTGGTCAAGGGCGAAGCCAGCTTCACCGCCGTGTGCGCCAGCTGCCATGGCGCAGATGGCAACTCGGGTACACCTGTCAACCCCAAGCTGGCCCAGCAGCACCCGGAATACCTGGTCAAGCAACTGCAGGAGTTCAAGTCCGGCAAGCGCAAGAACGCCGTGATGCAGGGTTTTGCCTCGGCGCTGTCTGATGAGGACATGAAAAATATCGCCTACTGGGTCAGTTCCAAGAAAGCCAAGACCGGTTTTGCCAAAGACAAGGAACTGGTGGCCCTCGGTGAGCGCATTTACCGCGGCGGCATCGCAGACCGCCAGATTGCCGCCTGTGCTGGCTGCCACAGCCCGACGGGCGCCGGCATTCCGTCGCAGTACCCGCGCCTGTCTGGCCAGCATGCTGAATACACCGCCGCGCAGTTGACGTCCTTCCGCGACGGCGCCCGCAAAAACAGCCTGCAAATGAGCCAGGTTGCCGCCAAGCTGAACGACCGCGAGATCCGCGCCCTGGCCGATTACATTGCCGGCTTGCGTTAAACCGACGGGTTTACCGGGCAGGGAAGCCCTTTTCCACAGAAAAGGACGCCAGATCGTCCGCTGTATTGAACCCAAGCCTCCAAAACCAATCACACCATGGCGGGTCTTTCTGATGAAAGTCCCGCCTTTTTCTTTTTGTTGACCTTCTGACCCGGCACACGGCCCCATTTCACGCATGACAGTTTCCACCCAAGGCATGAAAGTTCATTGGGGCTCCCGCTCCCTGCGGGCGTCCGTGGAGTTGCTGTCGTCCATGCGGTTTTCCATCTCGCTGCTGACCGTCATCTGCATTGCTTCGGTCATTGGCACGGTGCTCAAGCAGCAGGAGCCGCTGGGCAATTACGTGAACCAGTTCGGGCCGTTCTGGGCGCAGGTGTTCAGCCTGGTCAGCCTGAACACGGTCTACAGCGCCTGGTGGTTTTTGCTGATTCTGGCTTTTCTGGTCACCAGCACCAGCCTGTGCATTGCCCGCAACGCGCCAAAAATCCTGGCCGACCTGAATCACCTCAAGGAAAACGTCCGCGAACAAAGCCTGAAGGCCTTTGGCCACCGCGCCGAGGGGGCCTTGTCCGAGGCGCCCGAGGCGGCCGCCCGGCGCATTGGCCAGACGCTGGTGCAAAGCGGCTGGAAGGTGAAACTGCAGCACAGGCCATCGTCTGGCGGCTGGATGGTGGCCGCCAAAAAAGGCGCGGCCAACAAACTGGGGTACATCGCGGCACACAGCGCCATTGTGCTGGTGTGCGTGGGCGGCCTGCTCGATGGCGACATGGTGGTGCGCGCGCAGATGTGGCTGGGCGGCAAGTCCACCTACACCGGCGGCGGGTTGATTGCCGACGTGCCGGCCCAGCACCGCCTGAGTGACCGCAACCCGACCTTTCGGGGCAACCTCCTGGTGGCCGAAGGTACGCAATCGGGCACCGCCATCCTGAACCAGCCGGGCGGGGTGCTGTTGCAGGAGCTGCCGTTTGCGATCGAGTTGAAGAAGTTCATCGTCGAGTACTACTCCACCGGCATGCCCAAGCTGTTTGCCAGCGACATCATCATTCATGACAGGGAAACCGGCGAAAAGATTCCGGCACGGGTGGAAGTCAATCACCCGGCACGCCACAAGGGCATAGAGATCTACCAGTCCAGCTTTGACGACGGCGGCTCCAGTGTCACGCTCAAGGCGATTCCGCTGGCCCCCACGGCCAAGGCGTTTGAGATCCAGGGCACGATTGGCGGCGCCAGCAGCCTGACCAATGGCGCGGACAAGCTGACACTCGAGTACACCGGGCTGCGTGTCATCAACGTGGAAAATTTCGCGTCCGCCAGCACCTTGGGGGCGGGCTCGGGGGTGGATGTGCGCAAGGTTGACCTGCACCAGGCCATTGACACGCGGCTGGGGGCGGCCAACAAGACGGTGACCCGCAAGGATCTGCGCAACATCGGCCCCAGCGTGAGCTACAAGCTGCGCGATGCCGCGGGCCAGGCCCGTGAATTCAACAACTACATGCTGCCCGTCAAGATGGACGACGGCACGGACAGCCCGGCGGTGTACCTGTTGGGTGTGCGCGAAACGCCGGCCGACCCATTTCAGTACCTGCGCATTCCCGTGGACGCGGAAGGCAGCATGGACACCTTTTTGCGCTTGCGCGCCGCGCTGGCCGATCCGGTGCAGCGCGAACTGGCCGTCAAGCGTTATGCCAGCCAAGCGATTGGCGCCGACCGGCCGGAACTGGCGCAGCAGCTGACGGCGTCGGCCTCGCGCGCGCTGGCCCTGTTTGCGGGGGCTGGGCCTGATGGCGCGCCGTCGGGCAATGCCAAAACGCCGGCCGGCCTGCAGGCCATCTCCGACTTCATGGAAGCGAATGTGCCCGAGGCCGAGCGCAACCGCGCGGGCGAGGTGCTGATCCGCATCCTCAATGGCGTGCTGTTTGAGCTGACCCAGATGACGCGAGCGAAAAACGGCCTCAAGCCGCTGGCGCAGGACGACAAGACGCAGGGGTTCATGTCCCAGATGGTGCTCAGCCTGTCGGATGCCCATCACTATCCGGCCCCCATGGCCTTTGTGCTGAAAGACTTCACCCAGGTGCAGGCCAGCGTGTTTCAGGTTGCCCGGGCGCCGGGCAGGAATATTGTCTACCTGGGCTGTGCCTTCCTGATCCTGGGGGTGTTCGCCATGCTGTACGTGCGGGAGCGCCGGGTCTGGGTCTGGCTGGCCCCGGGTGGCGGGAATTCAGGTCATTCGGACAATTCGGGTCATTCCGGCGAGGGCAGCGGTTTGGCGCATTCAGTGCCAGAATCAGGCACCAGCAGCCTCGCCACGATGGCCTTGTCCACCAACCGCAAAACCATGGATGGCGACAAGGAGTTTGAGATGTTGAAAATGAAACTGTTGCAGGCGCCTTTATGAACACCCCCTCTGGTTACACCGCAGCCGTCAACACCACCACGCTGACGGCGGGGCGTCGTTCGGGGCAAGACAGTACGCTCGACCTGAATGAAGGCTATTTCGCCCGGCGTAACGCGCTGGACTGGGTGTTCGCAGTGTTGGTGCTGGCGGGCGGCCTGTACGCCTTTGCCCGTTACAACGCGTTCATGGATGTCTACGAAAAGGGCATCTTGCTGGCCGCCATGCCGGCCGCCATGGCCATGGGCTGGTTCTGGCGTCCCTTGCGGGTGCTGATGGCGGCCGTTACCGGCTTTGCCCTGCTCGGCATCATGTCTTACCAGGGGGACCTGGCGCGGGCGGAGCAGGTATTTTGGCTCAAGTATTTCCTCTCCAGCCAGTCGGCCATCCTGTGGATGAGCGTGCTCTTTTTCATGAGCACGATTTTTTACTGGCTCGGGATGTTTGCCGGGCGTGAGGGTTCGGGCCAGAGCGCGACGCTGGAATCCCTGGGCTCGAAAATCGCCTGGGTGGCCGTGGGCATGGCCTTGATCGGCACGCTGGTGCGCTGGTACGAAAGCTACCTGATCGGCGCCGACATCGGGCACATCCCCGTGAGCAACCTGTATGAGGTGTTCGTGCTGTTTTGCTGGATGACAGCGGCGTTTTACCTCTACTTTGAAGCGCAGTACGACACCCGCGCCCTGGGTGCCTTCGTGATGCTGGTGGTGAGTGCCGCCGTCGGATTCCTCCTGTGGTACACCGTGGTGCGCGAAGCCCATGAAATCCAGCCCCTGGTGCCGGCCCTCAAAAGCTGGTGGATGAAGCTGCATGTACCCGCCAACTTCATCGGCTACGGCATGTTCTCGCTGTCGGCCATGGTGTCGCTGTCTTACCTGATCAAACAGCAGGCCGGCGAAACCCGCTGGTACAAACTCACCCCCTTGTGGCTGCTGGGCGTGGTGCTGTGTTTCGTGCCAATTGTTTTCCGCAAGTCGCCCGCCGAGGTGGGCGGCGGCAATTACTGGGCCGGATATCTGCTGGTGTCGGGACTGATTGCCGGCGGGATTTTGCTGGGCCGCCAGCGCATTGCCGCGCGCCTGCCCAGCTTTGAAATACTGGACGACGTGATGTACAAGGCCATCGCCGTTGGCTTTGCCTTTTTCACGATCGCCACCGTGCTGGGCGCGCTGTGGGCCGCTGAGGCCTGGGGTGGCTACTGGAGCTGGGATCCGAAGGAAACCTGGGCCCTGATTGTCTGGCTGAATTACGCCGCGTGGCTGCACATGCGGCTGATGAAAGGCCTGCGCGGAACGGTCGCCGCCTGGTGGGCGCTGGTCGGTCTGGCGGTTACCACCTTTGCCTTTCTGGGTGTCAACATGTTCCTGTCGGGCCTGCACAGTTACGGAACCTTGTAGCCCCGAGCGGGTCCTGATAAACATCCATGTAAGAGTTGGCTGCGCAAACAGACTAACTGACAAAGTTACTTTCAAGGACCCCAGATGCTCATCAAGACGAATGCCAGCGGGTTTAACCACCCGGTTCCCAGCGAGATCACGCCGCAGGGCATCTACCAGTCCCGCCGCGAACTGATCAAGCTGATGGCTACGGGCGCGGCGGGTGCCGCGTTGGCCGGTTGGGCCGGCCGCGAGGCGTTGGCGCAGGCGGTGCCAAAGCCCGGCAAGCTGGCGCCATTGGCCGGCGGAAAATCGGCCGTCGTGGGTGCAGTAGTCATGGAAAAAGTCACCGACTACAAAGACGTCACCACGTACAACAACTTTTACGAGTTTGGCACGGACAAGGCCGACCCGGCCAAAAACGCCCATACGCTGGTGACCAAGCCCTGGTCGGTGGCTGTTGAAGGATTGGTCAAGGAGCCCAAAACCTACACGCTGGAAGACCTGATCAGGCTCAGCCCTCAGGAAGAGCGCATTTATCGCCTGCGCTGCGTGGAGGGCTGGTCCATGGTGATTCCGTGGGTCGGGTACTCGCTGTCCGAGCTGATCAGGAAAGTCGAACCGCTGGGCAGCGCCAAATACGTGGAATTCATCAGCCAGGCCGACCCTAAAACCATGCCCTTTGTCGGTTCCCGCGTGCTTGACTGGCCTTACGTCGAGGCTCTGCGCATGGATGAAGCCATGCATCCGCTGGCTTTGCTGACCTTCGGCATGTATGGTGAAGTGCTGCCCAACCAGAATGGCGCACCGGTGCGCATGGTGTTGCCCTGGAAATACGGTTTCAAAAGCGGCAAGAGCATCGTCAAGATCCGTTTCACCGACAAGGAGCCACGGACCGCCTGGAACAAGGCGGCCGCCCAAGAGTATGGCTTTTACTCCAATGTGAACCCGAACGTGGACCATCCCCGATGGAGCCAGGCCACTGAACGCCGCATCGGCGAAGACGGCCTGTTTGCCAAGAAGCGCAAGACCCTGATGTTCAATGGCTACGAGGCACAGGTGGGCCAGCTTTACGCCGGCATGGATCTCAAGAAGTTTTTCTGAAGGTTCCCAGATGATCTCGCGCCAAAGGCTGTTGCTGCATTCCGCCGCCAAGCCGCTGCTGTTCGTCCTCTGCCTGCTGCCTTTTGTCTGGCTGTTCTACGGCGCGCTGAACAACCAGCTGGGCGCCAATCCGGCTGAGGCGCTGATTCGGGCCACCGGTGACTGGACGCTGCGCTTCATCTGCATTGTGCTGGCGGTCACGCCCTTGAGGGTCATCAGCAACACGCCGGCACTGGCGCGGTTTCGGCGCATGCTGGGGCTGTTTGCCTATTTTTATGTGGTGACCCACCTGCTGAGCTACAGCTGGTTTGACATGGGTTTCGATGTTCCGGACATCACCAGGGATATCGCCAAGCGGCCCTTTATCCTGGTGGGATTTACCGCGTTTGTGCTGTTGACCCCGCTGGCCGCCACCTCATTCAATGCCGCGATCAAGGCCATGGGGGCCAGGCGCTGGCAATGGCTGCACAAGCTGGTCTACCTGATTGCCGGTTTGGGGCTGCTGCATTTCTTCTGGATGCGCGCGGCCAAGAACAATTTTGCCGAGGTGTTTGTGTATGCCGCCATCATTGCGCTGCTTCTCGGCTGGCGCGTGCAGCAGTCCCTGAAGAAAAAGAGGCCGCTGCCCATGCCCAGCGGGCGCGTCAAGCTATCGTCCTGAATGGCTGGCTGCATCGCCTGATGCGGGCGCCCCTGCCAGTGCCCTCGCTGGCTTTATTCGGCCACCAGCTGCTCATGGCGCATCTGGTCCTGCGCATCTTCGCGGCGGCGTATCAGGTGCGCCTGGCTGCCGTCGACCAGCACCTCGGCAGCGCGGCCGCGCGTGTTGTAGTTGCTGGCCATGCTCATGCAGTAAGCGCCCGCTGACAGCACGGCCAGCACGTCGCCCGCGTTGACCGCCAGAGGCCTGTCACGGCCTATCCAGTCGCCGCTCTCACAGACCGGGCCGACCACGTCATACGTCGTGGCGGGGGCGGGACCGCCGGCCACCGCCGGCACGATGGCGTGAAAAGCTTGGTACATCGCCGGTCGCGGCAAGTCGTTCATCGCCGCATCAATGATGCAGAAGTTTTTCTGCTCGCCGGGTTTCAGGTAGAGCACCTCGGTCAGGCAGATGCCGGCATTGCCCACCAGCGAGCGGCCCGGTTCAATCATCAGTTTCTTGCTGCCGTAGCCGCGCGCGTCGAGTTTGGCCAGCAGTTGCCGCCAGAGCACGTCGGCTTCGGGCGGGGTGTCGCCGTTGTAATTGATGCCCAGGCCGCCGCCGAAGTCGATGTGCTCCAGCTCTATGCCTGCGCTTTCAATGGACGCGACCAGGTCCAGCACCCGGTCCATCGCGTCGAGGTAGGGTGTGGTTTCGGTGATCTGCGAGCCAATGTGGCAGTCGATACCCGCAACCTGCAAGCCGGGCAAGGCCGCCGCGTGCTGGTAAATGCGCAGGGCATCCTCATGGGCGACGCCGAATTTATTGCCCTTGAGGCCCGTGGAAATATAGGGATGGGTCTTGGGGTCGACATTCGGATTGACGCGAATGCTTACCGGCGCACGCAAGTTCATCGCCGCAGCAACGCCTGACAGCACGTCCAGCTCGGCCTCGCTCTCTACGTTGAAGCAGCCAATGCCAGCCGCCAGCGCCTGCCGCATCTCGGCCCGCGTCTTGCCGACCCCGGAGAAGATGATCTTGTTGGCCTGGCCGCCTGCAGCGAGCACACGTTCCAGTTCGCCGCCCGAGACAATGTCGAAACCGCAGCCGGCCCCGGCAAACACTTGCAGCACGCCCAGCGAAGAGTTGGCCTTCATGGCATAGCAGATCTGCACATCGCGCCCCGCAAAGCCGCGCTGGTAAGCGGCCAGGGCCGACAGCATCGCCGCTTTGGAGTAAACAAATAGCGGTGTGCCGTGCAGGCTCGCCAACTCGCTGACCATCAGGTCTTCGGCAAACAGGTCATTGCCACGGTACGCAAAATGGGGGTGGCCGGGGAGTTTGTGGTCTGTCATGGATGAGCTGCTTGTCAATACGGGAGGTCTGGGGCGATTAATCTTAAGGAGGGCCTGGCTTGAAAGCCATGACAGATTCACGGCGCAAAGCCGAACCCGCCTTTGTTTTCAAGCTTCAAGCGGGCGGGTGCCTGTGTTCCTGCCACCCGATGGTGCGTATCTGGCGGCCGGGAAGGCAGAATTCATCGGGCGGCCGAGGCGGGGGGCGCAGGTATGACCCCCGCAGCGGGTGCACCGGGGTCGCCGGAGGGGAGGGCCGCAGCATTGGACACCTTGGGTGGCGCTGGAAGGAAGAGCGGGCCTTTCTGACCGCAGCCGGCCAGTGCCGCAGCGCCAACCACGACGGCAACAAGGCCATGCCTGGAAACAAAAGCCCGAAGGCGGCCTAAAATTTGAAGCCAGGAATGATGTGAAGAAACCATGATGGGATTGTAATGACGGACCTTGAATACCAGGACCTGGCCGAGAGCGCGCTCACGGCAATAGAGACTGCCTGCGACCGGATCAATGATGAAACCGACGCTGACATTGACAACCAGCGTACCGGCGGCATGATCACGCTGACATTTTCAAACCGCAGCCAGATCATCATCAACCTGCAAAAACCGCTGCAGGAAATATGGATGGCCGCCAAGGCGGGTGGTTTCCATTACAAGTTCCGTGGCAATCAATGGCTGGACACCAAGGATTCCAGCGAGTTCTTCACCGGTTTGTCACGTTACGCCAGCGAGCAGGCGGGTCAGCCGCTGGTGTTCAATGCACCTGTTCCGGTGACCGGCAAGTAGGCCTTCGGGTAGCGAGGAAGGTCGAATCCGCGCCGGTGCCGGCAGCGGGAGTCAACTGTGACGCCGCAATTTTTGTCCGTCAGTTCTTGAACAGATCCAGAATCCGTTTCTTTTCGTCAGAGGGTGGCAAGACCTGAATCGGGCCGCCCGGCGTGCCCGGGGCGGGCAGTTGGCCGGCGTTGACCGCTGCCGGATCCTGCGTTCCCACGCTGCTCACCCCCGAGCCCCTGGCGTACTCGTTGTAGTACCACTCGCCATTGACATTCACCACGCCTTCGGGCGCCGGGTATTCGGTGACCGGCACGCCTTTCAGGGCGTATTCCATGAAGTTGATCCAGATCGGCAGGCTCAGGCCGCCGCCGGTTTCCCGATCGCCAAGCTTTTTGGGCGTGTCGTAACCCATCCAGACGGCTGCCGCCAGGGTGGGCTGGAAGCCGACGAACCAGGTATCGATCGAGTCATTGGTGGTACCGGTTTTACCGAAGAGGTCGGGGCGCTTGAGGGTCGCCTGCGCTCTGGCGGCTGTGCCTGAGCGCGCCACTTCCTGCAACAGGCTGTCCATGATGAAGGCGTTGCGGGCATCGATGGCCCTGGCGGACTCATCCAGGACGGGCGGTGTGGTTTCGAGCAGCACCTTGCCGCGCTGGTCGGTGATCTTGGTCACCAGGTAGGGGTTGACGCGGTAGCCGCCATTGGCAAACACCGAATAAGCCGTGGCCATTTGCATGGGCGTGACGGAGCCGGCGCCCAGTGCCATGGTCAGGTACGCCGGATGTTTTTCAGCTTCAAAGCCGAAGTGGGTGATCCAGTCCTGTGCATACTGCGCGCCCACCGACTGCAGAATGCGGATGGAAATCATGTTTTTTGATTTTTTCAGGCCGGTCCGTAAATTCATGGGCCCCTCGAAGGTGCCGTCATAGTTCTTGGGCTCCCATGGCTGGCCGCCGGTCACGCCGGCGTCAAAAAACAGGGGCGCGTCGTTGACCACGGTGGCCGGCGTGAAGCCTTTTTCCAGGGCAGCCGAATAGATGAAGGGCTTGAAGCTGGAGCCCGGTTGCCGCCAGGCCTGGGTCACATGGTTGAACTTGTTCTTCTCAAAATCAAACCCGCCCACCAGCGCGCGAATGGAGCCATCACGCGGGTCCAGCGCCACAAAAGCCCCTTCGACCTCAGGCAGCTGGGTGATCTCCCAGGTGTTTTTTGGCGTTTTGGCCACCCGGATCAGGGCGCCACGGCGAATTTTGATGCTGGGGCCCGCCTTGTCGGCCAGGCCGGATTGCGCCGGCCGAAGCCCTTCGCCGGTGATTTCAACCGTCTCGCTGTTCTGGCGCATCGCGAGAATCCGCTTGGGAGTGGCTTCCAGCACCACCGCCGACATCACGTCGCCGTTGTCGGGGTTGTCGGTCAGTGCGTCGTCAATCGCATCTTCCGTCTCCTGCGGGTTGGCCGGAAGGTCGATGAACTTCTCAGGACCGCGGTAAATTTGCCGGCGCTCGTAGTCCATGATGCCCTTGCGCAAGGCCTTGTAAGCTACTGTCTGGTCGGCGGCGCGCAAGGTGGTGTAGACATTGAGGCCGCGTGTATAGGTTTCGTCGCCATACTGGTTATGGACCAGCTGGCGTACGGTTTCAGCGACATATTCGGCATGCACCCGGCCGTTATCGCGCCCGACCCTGACCTGGAGCTCTTCCTCTTTGGCTGCCTTGGCCTGCTCTGCCGTGATGAAGCCGTTCTCCTGCATGCGCTCAATGATGTAGAGCTGGCGGGCTTTCGCGCGCTTGGGGTTGACGATCGGGTTGTACGCCGAGGGCGCTTTGGGCAGGCCGGCCAGCATGGCGGCTTCGGCGATCGAGATGTTTTTGAGGGGCTTGCCAAAGTAGGCCTCCGAAGCCGCGGCAAAGCCGTAGGCCCGGTTTCCCAGAAAAATCTGGTTCATGTAGATTTCGAGGATCTGATCCTTGGTCAGCAGGTGCTCCAGCTTGAACGTCAGCAGGATTTCATAAATCTTGCGCGTATAGCTCTTTTCGGCAGACAGGTACACATTGCGGGCCACCTGCATGGTGATGGTGGAGGCGCCCTGGCTTTTTGCACGGCCCACATTGGCAAAGCCGGCGCGGATCACACCAAGATAGTCCACGCCGCCATGCGAAAAAAAGCGGGCATCTTCGATCGCCAGCACGGCGTCCTTCATGACCTGGGGGATGTCTTTGATGGGCGTGAGGTTGCGGCGTTCTTCGCCAAACTCGCCAATCACCACGCCATCTGCGGAATACACACGCAGCGGCAACTTGGGCCGGTAGTCCAGCAAATCCGAGATGTCCGGCAGGTTGGGGTAGGCCACCGACAGGGCGACGGCTACAAACAGAAGGATGCCGACCACCCCCGCGACTGCCAGCCCGGCGCCCCACAAAACCAGCTTGATCAGCCAGCGTTGCCAGGAGGGCTGCATCACCGCGTGGGAGTTTGAGTTCGAAGAGGAGGGCTTGGAGGACATGTAGGCAATCGTAAAGTCGCGAAGCTATTATAAAAATCCCTGAAACACGTACCTGTCCGGCGCTGCTCAGAACGCCGTACTTTTACGTTTGCAGACATTGCTTCGCTGCAGTTGCTGTCGGTGCGGTCTGTCAAAACCGTCTGCTTTTGACAACGCTCTGGGTGTCTGAAATGAGAAAAATCCTTACAGCACAAAGAGCTTACTGCTACTATTCAAGTGATTTCTTAAGTATGCAGGGCTACATATTAGCCGTCATTTGGGGACCG
Coding sequences:
- a CDS encoding penicillin-binding protein 1A, coding for MSSKPSSSNSNSHAVMQPSWQRWLIKLVLWGAGLAVAGVVGILLFVAVALSVAYPNLPDISDLLDYRPKLPLRVYSADGVVIGEFGEERRNLTPIKDIPQVMKDAVLAIEDARFFSHGGVDYLGVIRAGFANVGRAKSQGASTITMQVARNVYLSAEKSYTRKIYEILLTFKLEHLLTKDQILEIYMNQIFLGNRAYGFAAASEAYFGKPLKNISIAEAAMLAGLPKAPSAYNPIVNPKRAKARQLYIIERMQENGFITAEQAKAAKEEELQVRVGRDNGRVHAEYVAETVRQLVHNQYGDETYTRGLNVYTTLRAADQTVAYKALRKGIMDYERRQIYRGPEKFIDLPANPQETEDAIDDALTDNPDNGDVMSAVVLEATPKRILAMRQNSETVEITGEGLRPAQSGLADKAGPSIKIRRGALIRVAKTPKNTWEITQLPEVEGAFVALDPRDGSIRALVGGFDFEKNKFNHVTQAWRQPGSSFKPFIYSAALEKGFTPATVVNDAPLFFDAGVTGGQPWEPKNYDGTFEGPMNLRTGLKKSKNMISIRILQSVGAQYAQDWITHFGFEAEKHPAYLTMALGAGSVTPMQMATAYSVFANGGYRVNPYLVTKITDQRGKVLLETTPPVLDESARAIDARNAFIMDSLLQEVARSGTAARAQATLKRPDLFGKTGTTNDSIDTWFVGFQPTLAAAVWMGYDTPKKLGDRETGGGLSLPIWINFMEYALKGVPVTEYPAPEGVVNVNGEWYYNEYARGSGVSSVGTQDPAAVNAGQLPAPGTPGGPIQVLPPSDEKKRILDLFKN